Proteins from a genomic interval of Sander vitreus isolate 19-12246 chromosome 6, sanVit1, whole genome shotgun sequence:
- the LOC144519782 gene encoding uncharacterized protein LOC144519782 isoform X1 — protein MGSKVSFSTGSSDQNTASELTSVASHPRNSIHAPLDCKQIPEDRRCSEEDLDSSWGEEMKATDLTEPAPESHSSGHVESDGRVNSETVGGTNCQPSGHVSSQAGMEAKCQMTSASVCSSTTDSHGQPVAVRRRPGRPRKRKHLLTKDKKDPDSACSDAVQHKEISTTIPLPTCLENHNRDDVPNAIDVPLINNTPHNEKSGPHTVSDGKVEDSVPVLPKRRRGRPNKAQIAAFKAMVAEAAAARAPSANANNVSGPARRLRSRGEQHPSTPDRKPESDSKVHPKQTEVTPTESSNTLNFQGIKRRRAKVAYQQVPAKVSRLDVSQDASSLLSDDTGCGERAETDKQMEFNTDKQETDTDGKSCQLSPQSQEGHVNTSEGLNSLNLVIPTECYNPKIKQSADTNGSGESQSKSSLEAPKNANLQNTEPSSTDVITFSDLSPKPVGSPPAVKAENIEMELDHLNPGSESNSPTLQSNANTSVKAGASNSQRNTFRRKKGGKRRRRKSNVLLQREQLEGSNDIEQNPDCGDGDKEACSNFSYTKKGGKTLLQCGYCSQTFKFLSQFIIHQRVHTGERPFKCPECGRGFSKNSNLNLHLKTHKKSNIYKKCPFCKIKFSCSEYASHMKIHAQVLDQDSEDSKSEKHSRGNDHENSQDLLRPVSPVKRERKVCQYCGKTFPFQSALIRHVRVHTGEKPYKCDICGKAFGQAYFLRVHELTHWSVKRYNCTRCDKSFTHYSNAKNHSCRPSGTGDDLQPNRRVKPSLTYTCHICKNVFDHLQEFNSHMRAHTGAKLYRCLYCDKLFGVLSEFSTHRSQCSGEDKASSSAIKEEETMALIQYTVPALRCSSGHNPASPLTGANCETPKEPSQTSHKKRFANLKKPFQSTVIPAHHLSHIVSKLNKLDNRSDPRKYLCPSCGRLFRHMGRLRAHMLTHAPGQSYTCGCCGKTLENWKKLWHHQRTHRQRRGRFTCPQCGQGFRFVEPYKKHMSEHPEFQWIQVRPKKVFLPYKCEQCRCSFQTLDLLFSHQLCHSSTHKDSDFDISMDDPATQSNKKMFSPPTNNHIAKLCPDPEENLSSLGPLSTSPDPVTPESPLTPMFSFVQSKGLDLGKTSQHPSSTHSIQDRETSQDRIDENAPGKPFTPLGTVKRQVSARMSSEGSANGVKCAVCGDAYAAISDLYHHYLQHARGQL, from the exons ATGGGGAGTAAAGTGTCCTTCAGCACAGGAAGCAGTGACCAAAATACAGCCTCTGAGTTAACTTCTGTGGCATCGCATCCTCGCAATTCCATTCATGCCCCTTTGGACTGCAAGCAG aTACCTGAAGACAGGAGATGCAGTGAAGAAGACCTGGACTCCAGTTGgggagaggaaatgaaagcaaCAGATCTGACTGAACCTGCACCTGAATCCCACTCATCGGGGCACGTGGAGTCCGATGGCCGTGTCAACTCTGAAACAGTAGGCGGAACAAATTGTCAACCCAGTGGGCACGTATCCTCACAGGCAGGGATGGAAGCAAAGTGTCAAATGACATCTGCAAGTGTGTGCAGCTCTACAACAGACAGCCATGGACAGCCTGTGGCGGTCCGCAGGAGACCCGGGCGCCCacgtaaaagaaaacacttgttgactaaagacaaaaaagaccCAGATTCTGCCTGTTCTGACGCAGTTCAACATAAGGAGATCAGCACGACAATACCTTTGCCAACATGCTTAGAGAACCACAACCGAGATGATGTGCCTAACGCCATAGACGTTCCATTAATCAATAATACACCCCATAATGAGAAGTCTGGTCCTCATACTGTCTCTGATGGTAAAGTAGAAGACAGTGTCCCTGTGCtgccaaaaagaagaagaggaaggccAAATAAAGCACAAATCGCAGCTTTTAAAGCTATGGTTgctgaggctgctgctgccagaGCTCCCTCTGCTAATGCTAATAATGTTAGCGGTCCTGCACGGAGACTAAGGAGTAGGGGTGAACAACACCCTTCAACACCGGATAGAAAGCCTGAATCTGATAGCAAGGTCCACCCCAAGCAGACTGAAGTGACTCCTACAGAAAGCAGTAATACGTTAAACTTTCAAGGTATTAAAAGAAGAAGAGCTAAAGTGGCTTATCAGCAAGTTCCTGCTAAAGTGTCCAGACTTGACGTTTCCCAGGATGCCTCATCACTATTAAGCGACGACACAGGCTGTGGGGAGAGAGCAGAGACCGATAAACAGATGGAATTTAACACTGACAAACAAGAGACTGATACAGATGGAAAGAGCTGTCAACTTTCCCCGCAGTCTCAAGAAGGACATGTTAATACTTCTGAGGGTTTGAACAGTCTAAACTTGGTAATTCCTACTGAGTGTTATAACCCCAAAATAAAACAGTCAGCTGACACGAATGGCAGCGGGGAGTCGCAATCAAAAAGCAGTCTTGAAGCCCCAAAGAATGCAAACCTGCAGAATACGGAGCCCTCTAGCACAGATGTCATAACCTTCTCTGACCTATCACCTAAACCTGTTGGATCCCCCCCCGCTGTGAAAGCTGAGAATATCGAGATGGAGCTGGATCATTTAAATCCTGGGTCAGAGTCAAATAGTCCTACTTTACAAAGCAATGCCAACACTTCAGTTAAAGCTGGGGCTTCAAACAGTCAGCGAAATACTTTCAGGCGCAAGAAAGGCGgcaagagaaggaggagaaaaagtAATGTTTTGTTACAGAGAGAGCAACTTGAAGGCAGCAATGACATTGAACAAAATCCAGACTGCGGTGACGGGGATAAAGAGGCCTGCTCAAATTTCAGCTACACTAAAAAAGGGGGCAAAACTCTGTTGCAATGTGGTTATTGTAGTCAAACCTTTAAATTTCTCTCTCAGTTCATCATCCATCAACGCGTTCATACGGGAGAACGACCTTTCAAATGCCCTGAATGTGGCAGAGGTTTTAGCAAAAATTCCAACTTAAATCTTCATCTCAAGACGCACAAAAAGAgcaacatatataaaaaatgtccaTTTTGCAAGATCAAATTCTCTTGCTCGGAATATGCCTCTCATATGAAGATACACGCACAGGTGCTGGACCAGGACTCTGAGGACAGCAAATCGGAAAAACACAGTAGAGGGAATGACCATGAAAACAGTCAGGACCTTCTTAGACCAGTTTCCCCAgtcaagagagaaagaaaagtgtgCCAGTACTGTGGTAAAACATTCCCATTTCAGTCTGCCCTTATAAGACACGTGCGTGtccacactggagagaagccctATAAATGTGATATATGTGGCAAAGCTTTCGGTCAGGCCTATTTCCTCCGTGTTCATGAGCTGACACACTGGTCGGTGAAGCGCTACAACTGCACACGCTGTGACAAATCATTCACTCATTATAGCAATGCAAAAAATCACAGTTGTAGACCTTCGGGAACCGGTGACGATTTACAACCCAACAGACGTGTAAAGCCTTCACTAACGTACACGTGCCACATCTGCAAGAATGTTTTCGACCATCTGCAGGAGTTCAACAGCCACATGAGAGCCCACACCGGCGCAAAGCTTTATCGCTGCTTGTATTGTGACAAGCTGTTTGGTGTGCTGTCTGAGTTTAGCACCCATCGCAGTCAGTGCAGCGGAGAGGATAAGGCCTCCAGCTCTGCAATAAAAGAGGAAGAGACAATGGCATTAATACAGTACACAGTGCCTGCACTTAGGTGTTCATCTGGACACAATCCAGCTTCTCCTCTCACAGGAGCAAATTGTGAAACGCCGAAAGAACCATCACAGACCAGCCACAAGAAACGCTTCGCTAACTTAAAGAAACCGTTCCAGTCAACAGTCATACCGGCTCACCATCTCTCACACATTGTGTCAAAGTTAAACAAACTAGATAACCGCTCAGACCCCAGGAAATATTTATGTCCAAGCTGTGGCCGACTGTTCAGACACATGGGCAGACTCCGAGCCCACATGCTCACCCACGCCCCAGGTCAAAGTTACACCTGTGGCTGTTGCGGCAAGACTCTAGAAAACTGGAAAAAACTGTGGCACCATCAGAGAACCCACCGACAGAGACGCGGCCGCTTCACTTGTCCTCAGTGCGGGCAAGGTTTTCGGTTCGTGGAGCCGTATAAAAAACACATGAGCGAGCACCCAGAGTTCCAGTGGATTCAGGTCAGGCCCAAAAAAGTGTTTCTGCCTTATAAATGTGAGCAGTGCAGGTGCAGCTTTCAGACTCTAGATTTGCTGTTCAGTCACCAGCTTTGCCATTCCTCAACACACAAGGACTCTGATTTCGATATATCTATGGATGATCCTGCTACACAGTCAAACAAGAAAATGTTTAGTCCTCCCACAAACAACCACATAGCTAAATTATGTCCAGATCCAGAGGAAAACCTGTCTTCTCTGGGCCCCTTATCCACATCTCCAGACCCAGTAACTCCAGAGTCGCCTCTAACACCCATGTTTTCCTTTGTCCAGAGTAAGGGTCTTGATTTGGGTAAAACTTCCCAGCATCCCAGCAGCACACATTCGATCCAAGATAGAGAAACCAGTCAAGACAGAATAGATGAAAATGCACCTGGAAAACCTTTTACTCCTTTGGGAACTGTGAAAAGACAAGTGAGTGCCAGAATGTCAAGCGAAGGATCTGCAAATGGTGTTAAGTGTGCTGTGTGTGGTGATGCATATGCTGCCATTTCAGACCTTTATCATCATTATTTGCAGCATGCTAGAGGCCAGTTGTAA
- the LOC144519782 gene encoding uncharacterized protein LOC144519782 isoform X2, which translates to MKATDLTEPAPESHSSGHVESDGRVNSETVGGTNCQPSGHVSSQAGMEAKCQMTSASVCSSTTDSHGQPVAVRRRPGRPRKRKHLLTKDKKDPDSACSDAVQHKEISTTIPLPTCLENHNRDDVPNAIDVPLINNTPHNEKSGPHTVSDGKVEDSVPVLPKRRRGRPNKAQIAAFKAMVAEAAAARAPSANANNVSGPARRLRSRGEQHPSTPDRKPESDSKVHPKQTEVTPTESSNTLNFQGIKRRRAKVAYQQVPAKVSRLDVSQDASSLLSDDTGCGERAETDKQMEFNTDKQETDTDGKSCQLSPQSQEGHVNTSEGLNSLNLVIPTECYNPKIKQSADTNGSGESQSKSSLEAPKNANLQNTEPSSTDVITFSDLSPKPVGSPPAVKAENIEMELDHLNPGSESNSPTLQSNANTSVKAGASNSQRNTFRRKKGGKRRRRKSNVLLQREQLEGSNDIEQNPDCGDGDKEACSNFSYTKKGGKTLLQCGYCSQTFKFLSQFIIHQRVHTGERPFKCPECGRGFSKNSNLNLHLKTHKKSNIYKKCPFCKIKFSCSEYASHMKIHAQVLDQDSEDSKSEKHSRGNDHENSQDLLRPVSPVKRERKVCQYCGKTFPFQSALIRHVRVHTGEKPYKCDICGKAFGQAYFLRVHELTHWSVKRYNCTRCDKSFTHYSNAKNHSCRPSGTGDDLQPNRRVKPSLTYTCHICKNVFDHLQEFNSHMRAHTGAKLYRCLYCDKLFGVLSEFSTHRSQCSGEDKASSSAIKEEETMALIQYTVPALRCSSGHNPASPLTGANCETPKEPSQTSHKKRFANLKKPFQSTVIPAHHLSHIVSKLNKLDNRSDPRKYLCPSCGRLFRHMGRLRAHMLTHAPGQSYTCGCCGKTLENWKKLWHHQRTHRQRRGRFTCPQCGQGFRFVEPYKKHMSEHPEFQWIQVRPKKVFLPYKCEQCRCSFQTLDLLFSHQLCHSSTHKDSDFDISMDDPATQSNKKMFSPPTNNHIAKLCPDPEENLSSLGPLSTSPDPVTPESPLTPMFSFVQSKGLDLGKTSQHPSSTHSIQDRETSQDRIDENAPGKPFTPLGTVKRQVSARMSSEGSANGVKCAVCGDAYAAISDLYHHYLQHARGQL; encoded by the coding sequence atgaaagcaaCAGATCTGACTGAACCTGCACCTGAATCCCACTCATCGGGGCACGTGGAGTCCGATGGCCGTGTCAACTCTGAAACAGTAGGCGGAACAAATTGTCAACCCAGTGGGCACGTATCCTCACAGGCAGGGATGGAAGCAAAGTGTCAAATGACATCTGCAAGTGTGTGCAGCTCTACAACAGACAGCCATGGACAGCCTGTGGCGGTCCGCAGGAGACCCGGGCGCCCacgtaaaagaaaacacttgttgactaaagacaaaaaagaccCAGATTCTGCCTGTTCTGACGCAGTTCAACATAAGGAGATCAGCACGACAATACCTTTGCCAACATGCTTAGAGAACCACAACCGAGATGATGTGCCTAACGCCATAGACGTTCCATTAATCAATAATACACCCCATAATGAGAAGTCTGGTCCTCATACTGTCTCTGATGGTAAAGTAGAAGACAGTGTCCCTGTGCtgccaaaaagaagaagaggaaggccAAATAAAGCACAAATCGCAGCTTTTAAAGCTATGGTTgctgaggctgctgctgccagaGCTCCCTCTGCTAATGCTAATAATGTTAGCGGTCCTGCACGGAGACTAAGGAGTAGGGGTGAACAACACCCTTCAACACCGGATAGAAAGCCTGAATCTGATAGCAAGGTCCACCCCAAGCAGACTGAAGTGACTCCTACAGAAAGCAGTAATACGTTAAACTTTCAAGGTATTAAAAGAAGAAGAGCTAAAGTGGCTTATCAGCAAGTTCCTGCTAAAGTGTCCAGACTTGACGTTTCCCAGGATGCCTCATCACTATTAAGCGACGACACAGGCTGTGGGGAGAGAGCAGAGACCGATAAACAGATGGAATTTAACACTGACAAACAAGAGACTGATACAGATGGAAAGAGCTGTCAACTTTCCCCGCAGTCTCAAGAAGGACATGTTAATACTTCTGAGGGTTTGAACAGTCTAAACTTGGTAATTCCTACTGAGTGTTATAACCCCAAAATAAAACAGTCAGCTGACACGAATGGCAGCGGGGAGTCGCAATCAAAAAGCAGTCTTGAAGCCCCAAAGAATGCAAACCTGCAGAATACGGAGCCCTCTAGCACAGATGTCATAACCTTCTCTGACCTATCACCTAAACCTGTTGGATCCCCCCCCGCTGTGAAAGCTGAGAATATCGAGATGGAGCTGGATCATTTAAATCCTGGGTCAGAGTCAAATAGTCCTACTTTACAAAGCAATGCCAACACTTCAGTTAAAGCTGGGGCTTCAAACAGTCAGCGAAATACTTTCAGGCGCAAGAAAGGCGgcaagagaaggaggagaaaaagtAATGTTTTGTTACAGAGAGAGCAACTTGAAGGCAGCAATGACATTGAACAAAATCCAGACTGCGGTGACGGGGATAAAGAGGCCTGCTCAAATTTCAGCTACACTAAAAAAGGGGGCAAAACTCTGTTGCAATGTGGTTATTGTAGTCAAACCTTTAAATTTCTCTCTCAGTTCATCATCCATCAACGCGTTCATACGGGAGAACGACCTTTCAAATGCCCTGAATGTGGCAGAGGTTTTAGCAAAAATTCCAACTTAAATCTTCATCTCAAGACGCACAAAAAGAgcaacatatataaaaaatgtccaTTTTGCAAGATCAAATTCTCTTGCTCGGAATATGCCTCTCATATGAAGATACACGCACAGGTGCTGGACCAGGACTCTGAGGACAGCAAATCGGAAAAACACAGTAGAGGGAATGACCATGAAAACAGTCAGGACCTTCTTAGACCAGTTTCCCCAgtcaagagagaaagaaaagtgtgCCAGTACTGTGGTAAAACATTCCCATTTCAGTCTGCCCTTATAAGACACGTGCGTGtccacactggagagaagccctATAAATGTGATATATGTGGCAAAGCTTTCGGTCAGGCCTATTTCCTCCGTGTTCATGAGCTGACACACTGGTCGGTGAAGCGCTACAACTGCACACGCTGTGACAAATCATTCACTCATTATAGCAATGCAAAAAATCACAGTTGTAGACCTTCGGGAACCGGTGACGATTTACAACCCAACAGACGTGTAAAGCCTTCACTAACGTACACGTGCCACATCTGCAAGAATGTTTTCGACCATCTGCAGGAGTTCAACAGCCACATGAGAGCCCACACCGGCGCAAAGCTTTATCGCTGCTTGTATTGTGACAAGCTGTTTGGTGTGCTGTCTGAGTTTAGCACCCATCGCAGTCAGTGCAGCGGAGAGGATAAGGCCTCCAGCTCTGCAATAAAAGAGGAAGAGACAATGGCATTAATACAGTACACAGTGCCTGCACTTAGGTGTTCATCTGGACACAATCCAGCTTCTCCTCTCACAGGAGCAAATTGTGAAACGCCGAAAGAACCATCACAGACCAGCCACAAGAAACGCTTCGCTAACTTAAAGAAACCGTTCCAGTCAACAGTCATACCGGCTCACCATCTCTCACACATTGTGTCAAAGTTAAACAAACTAGATAACCGCTCAGACCCCAGGAAATATTTATGTCCAAGCTGTGGCCGACTGTTCAGACACATGGGCAGACTCCGAGCCCACATGCTCACCCACGCCCCAGGTCAAAGTTACACCTGTGGCTGTTGCGGCAAGACTCTAGAAAACTGGAAAAAACTGTGGCACCATCAGAGAACCCACCGACAGAGACGCGGCCGCTTCACTTGTCCTCAGTGCGGGCAAGGTTTTCGGTTCGTGGAGCCGTATAAAAAACACATGAGCGAGCACCCAGAGTTCCAGTGGATTCAGGTCAGGCCCAAAAAAGTGTTTCTGCCTTATAAATGTGAGCAGTGCAGGTGCAGCTTTCAGACTCTAGATTTGCTGTTCAGTCACCAGCTTTGCCATTCCTCAACACACAAGGACTCTGATTTCGATATATCTATGGATGATCCTGCTACACAGTCAAACAAGAAAATGTTTAGTCCTCCCACAAACAACCACATAGCTAAATTATGTCCAGATCCAGAGGAAAACCTGTCTTCTCTGGGCCCCTTATCCACATCTCCAGACCCAGTAACTCCAGAGTCGCCTCTAACACCCATGTTTTCCTTTGTCCAGAGTAAGGGTCTTGATTTGGGTAAAACTTCCCAGCATCCCAGCAGCACACATTCGATCCAAGATAGAGAAACCAGTCAAGACAGAATAGATGAAAATGCACCTGGAAAACCTTTTACTCCTTTGGGAACTGTGAAAAGACAAGTGAGTGCCAGAATGTCAAGCGAAGGATCTGCAAATGGTGTTAAGTGTGCTGTGTGTGGTGATGCATATGCTGCCATTTCAGACCTTTATCATCATTATTTGCAGCATGCTAGAGGCCAGTTGTAA
- the LOC144519812 gene encoding trypsin-3, translating into MKAFILLALFAVAYAAPIEDDKIVGGYECRKNSVAYQVSLNSGYHFCGGSLISSTWVVSAAHCYKSRIQVRLGEHNIAVSEGTEQFIDSARVIPHPSYNSGNLDNDIMLIKLSKPASLHSYVSTVSLPSSCASSGTLCLISGWGNTSSSGSSYPDRLRCLDAPILSDSSCRSAYPGQITSNMFCAGFLEGGKDSCQGDSGGPVVCNGQLQGVVSWGYGCAQRNKPGVYTKVCNYNSWIRNTMSSN; encoded by the exons ATGAAGGCTTTCATTCTTCTGGCTCTGTTCGCAGTGGCCT ATGCCGCTCCCATTGAGGATGACAAGATTGTTGGAGGCTACGAGTGCAGAAAGAACTCTGTGGCCTACCAGGTCTCTCTGAACTCTGGCTACCACTTCTGTGGAGGCTCCCTGATCTCCAGCACCTGGGTGGTGTCTGCTGCTCACTGCTACAAGTC CCGCATCCAGGTGCGTCTTGGTGAGCACAACATTGCTGTCAGCGAGGGCACAGAGCAGTTCATCGACTCTGCCCGCGTCATCCCTCACCCCAGCTACAACAGCGGCAACCTGGACAATGACATCATGCTGATCAAGCTGAGCAAGCCCGCCTCCCTGCACAGCTACGTCAGCACCGTGTCCCTGCCCTCCAGCTGTGCCAGCTCTGGCACCCTCTGTCTGATCTCTGGATGGGGCAACACCAGCAGCTCTGGGa GCAGCTACCCTGATCGTCTGAGGTGCCTGGATGCCCCCATCCTGAgcgacagcagctgcaggtcCGCCTACCCTGGACAGATCACCTCCAACATGTTCTGTGCTGGATTCCTCGAGGGAGGCAAGGACTCCTGCCAG GGAGACTCTGGTGGCCCCGTGGTGTGCAACGGTCAGCTGCAGGGTGTGGTGTCCTGGGGTTATGGCTGCGCCCAGAGGAACAAGCCCGGAGTCTACACCAAGGTCTGCAACTACAACTCCTGGATTCGCAACACCATGTCCTCCAACTAA